In one window of Pseudoalteromonas sp. GCY DNA:
- a CDS encoding NAD(P)H-dependent oxidoreductase yields MKKILLLNGNPKTKSLCHAITTSYEQAASTQHQIRRMDLNEMHFEINLMYGYEASQTLEPCLKQFQENLLWAQHIVIVSPIWWLALPAKLKGLIDRTLLPGFAFKYSETGTEIEKLLPHKTARVILTSDTPQTYLEEIAAGLMAQLEHGTLGFCGIEPTQHTLFGPVHLATPEVIDNWLSEVTSLAVRGE; encoded by the coding sequence ATGAAAAAAATACTGCTACTTAACGGTAACCCCAAAACCAAAAGCTTGTGCCACGCTATCACCACAAGTTACGAGCAAGCTGCAAGCACCCAACATCAAATACGCAGAATGGATCTTAATGAGATGCACTTTGAAATCAATTTGATGTATGGCTATGAAGCGAGCCAAACATTAGAGCCATGCCTCAAGCAATTCCAAGAGAACTTACTGTGGGCGCAGCACATTGTGATAGTAAGCCCAATTTGGTGGTTGGCGTTACCAGCCAAGCTCAAAGGGCTAATAGATAGAACATTACTTCCAGGCTTTGCTTTTAAATACAGTGAGACTGGCACTGAAATTGAGAAGCTTCTACCGCATAAAACCGCAAGAGTCATTCTCACCTCAGACACGCCGCAAACTTATTTGGAAGAAATTGCTGCTGGGCTTATGGCTCAGCTAGAACATGGGACACTGGGGTTTTGTGGTATAGAGCCAACTCAACATACGCTATTTGGCCCTGTGCACTTAGCAACTCCTGAGGTAATTGATAACTGGCTGAGTGAAGTGACAAGTCTAGCCGTGCGGGGTGAGTGA
- a CDS encoding MerR family transcriptional regulator, which yields MYIGKLSKQTGLSVKAIRFYEEKGLIPTPERVGKYRVYSQVDVDLLLLIKEAKLLGVSIKQLQQVIEIKGRQVNWVEINTFLVELKASFIEQVALLQQKIHRIEHCIASLDECPQIKLS from the coding sequence ATGTATATTGGCAAGCTGTCAAAGCAAACTGGGCTGTCAGTCAAAGCCATTCGCTTTTATGAAGAGAAAGGGCTTATTCCTACCCCGGAGCGTGTTGGTAAGTATCGTGTCTATTCGCAAGTGGATGTCGATCTGCTGTTATTAATAAAAGAAGCAAAGTTGCTCGGCGTGTCGATTAAACAGTTACAGCAGGTGATTGAAATTAAAGGGCGACAAGTCAATTGGGTCGAAATCAACACATTTTTAGTCGAACTCAAAGCATCCTTCATAGAACAAGTTGCGCTGCTTCAGCAAAAAATACACCGAATTGAACACTGCATCGCATCGCTTGATGAATGTCCACAAATAAAACTATCCTAG
- a CDS encoding glutathione S-transferase family protein: MYQLFYYPRNASWAPHLVLEHLQLEKELLLVDRKIQQQKSATYLELNPTGRIPTLVDGDQVIFESAAICLHLCEKHPEGQLIPAPATPQRATFYQWLFYLTTTVQPELMLYFYPEKYQLSPESSKTMPQVAEQRVGDMFALIDKQLATHTYLVGEQLTLCDYYLFMLAHWASGFNTAPKEYAHLGRFMRMMAQQKVVKRVCEIEQTDLSFY; encoded by the coding sequence ATGTATCAGTTATTTTACTACCCCCGTAATGCCAGTTGGGCACCGCATCTCGTACTTGAGCACCTACAACTAGAAAAAGAACTGCTCTTGGTCGATAGAAAAATACAACAACAAAAGTCTGCTACCTATTTAGAACTCAATCCAACAGGACGGATCCCGACATTGGTCGACGGCGACCAAGTCATCTTCGAGAGTGCAGCAATTTGTTTGCATTTATGCGAAAAGCACCCTGAAGGACAGCTTATCCCAGCGCCAGCAACCCCACAGAGAGCCACGTTTTATCAGTGGCTTTTTTATTTAACCACGACAGTTCAGCCAGAACTCATGCTGTATTTCTATCCTGAAAAATATCAATTATCTCCAGAGAGCAGCAAGACCATGCCTCAAGTCGCTGAGCAACGAGTCGGCGACATGTTTGCACTTATCGACAAGCAGTTAGCAACACACACCTACTTAGTTGGTGAACAGCTCACGCTTTGTGATTATTATTTATTTATGCTGGCCCATTGGGCTAGTGGGTTTAATACTGCGCCAAAAGAATATGCACATTTGGGCCGATTTATGCGAATGATGGCACAGCAAAAAGTGGTAAAAAGAGTGTGCGAAATTGAACAAACCGATCTAAGTTTTTATTAG
- a CDS encoding nuclear transport factor 2 family protein gives METLVKNYISAYNHFDIPGMLAQLTDDVVFENLANGEITTRTTSKMEFAELANQSAKLFSERNQSLTAATQDNDLFIVHVTYKAKLAKDLANGMKAGQSISLQGRSEFAFRDGKICLIRDIS, from the coding sequence ATGGAAACCTTAGTGAAAAACTATATCTCAGCCTACAATCATTTTGATATTCCGGGAATGCTAGCTCAGCTCACCGATGATGTCGTGTTTGAGAATCTCGCCAATGGCGAAATTACAACGCGTACAACCAGTAAAATGGAGTTTGCAGAATTAGCAAATCAGTCAGCTAAGTTATTTTCCGAACGCAATCAATCTTTAACCGCCGCCACGCAAGACAATGATCTGTTTATTGTTCATGTGACCTACAAAGCTAAATTAGCCAAAGACTTAGCCAATGGCATGAAAGCAGGGCAAAGCATCTCCTTGCAAGGCCGCTCAGAGTTTGCATTTCGTGATGGAAAAATTTGTTTGATAAGAGATATAAGCTAA
- a CDS encoding PH domain-containing protein, producing the protein MGLLSGLLGNASEVDSSEVDKLLADTLIQGEEVAQAYKVIRDLFIFTNKRLILIDKQGMTGSKVEMLSIPYSKITKYSKESAGHFDLDAELKIWIGSDPTPISKEFKAGDNINQVYKIISQYCL; encoded by the coding sequence ATGGGACTATTAAGTGGTCTACTCGGAAATGCAAGTGAAGTAGACAGTAGCGAAGTAGATAAGTTATTAGCAGATACGCTAATTCAAGGGGAAGAAGTTGCACAAGCTTACAAGGTGATCCGTGACTTGTTTATTTTTACCAACAAGCGTCTAATTTTAATCGACAAGCAAGGCATGACGGGCAGCAAAGTAGAAATGCTCAGTATCCCGTATAGCAAAATCACAAAATACAGCAAAGAATCTGCGGGTCACTTCGACCTTGATGCGGAATTAAAAATCTGGATTGGCTCAGATCCAACGCCGATTAGTAAAGAATTTAAAGCAGGCGACAATATCAACCAAGTGTATAAGATCATTTCACAATATTGTTTATAG
- a CDS encoding nuclear transport factor 2 family protein, translating into MLDKIEALERALHSPELRKNINLISDYIHDEFSESGLFCDGMTKDDIIEGLKSEDLSEHKIISEGYKLVEQSPNKVVIEYVSALENTLGERSYDALRQSIWYLCSDEKWRLIGHSANLL; encoded by the coding sequence ATGCTGGATAAAATTGAAGCTTTAGAGCGAGCGTTACATTCGCCAGAGCTACGAAAAAATATTAATCTGATCTCGGACTACATCCATGATGAGTTTTCAGAAAGTGGACTATTTTGTGATGGTATGACGAAAGATGACATTATTGAAGGCTTGAAGAGTGAAGATCTCAGCGAGCATAAAATAATTAGCGAGGGTTATAAGTTAGTTGAGCAGAGTCCCAATAAGGTTGTGATTGAGTACGTCTCCGCACTGGAAAATACCTTGGGTGAGAGGTCGTATGACGCACTAAGGCAGTCTATTTGGTATTTATGTAGCGATGAAAAATGGCGCTTGATAGGTCACTCTGCAAATTTGTTATAG
- a CDS encoding S41 family peptidase — translation MIKQLTSIILCFVMTACGSDTNDTTPTDITSNKPPTNTPLPSSPKPLPDMSFDQSFIDDVSEFVKLAHAVQYFYPSAEVRGSDWSLFIAESIVELNQTPSTERREKGIELIRQIAPYMVTQQNHIPKLLPDTQTYTWIQNASAHFSAYTRLLVSATLAEIQEEKYAPSEQFVTLNFYQSPLYLPLYLPVKTELSGGTFTELGRWQVESNFARTEACMATVSGMWANIQHFWPYFGQIDIDWSASLTPLLTACKTEEPDRRLQLIKTELTKLNDNHIVVKTPDMFTVSYAYYGTFFYEIVEGKAIVTRVQQDEQTGIEIGDEVLTINGEDIIEHLSKKALYSLKNTLHRLSHTARQEVYFKDKTPVNFTIKKPAGEIFQVNITPLEQSEVKPFIGLPYIPHSTSKIEDLGDNIYKINIYNVMPDDLNAIKEALKNAHGVVIDFRHYPQSWDGWRNVLSWFIKQDATNDTWALLWQGAPNQTDKKLYPVQQIIHRDANPLSIPSIVLSSRGSISQNEHALVFARSGGLAILGEHTSGINGNVFWVPFFGGLEEGNLGAEFQYTGMLANRHNGDPLINAGIAPDYLVPRTRESIINGTDNQVERAIDILKSEL, via the coding sequence ATGATAAAGCAACTTACTAGCATAATTTTATGTTTTGTAATGACGGCATGCGGCAGTGACACAAATGATACAACTCCAACAGATATAACCTCCAACAAGCCTCCAACAAATACGCCTTTACCATCATCACCTAAACCCCTTCCTGATATGAGCTTCGACCAAAGCTTTATCGATGATGTCTCTGAGTTTGTTAAATTAGCGCATGCTGTTCAGTATTTTTATCCATCGGCCGAGGTAAGAGGTTCGGATTGGTCACTTTTCATCGCGGAAAGCATTGTCGAATTAAACCAAACACCAAGTACAGAGCGTAGAGAAAAGGGGATTGAACTCATAAGGCAAATTGCGCCTTACATGGTTACACAACAAAACCACATCCCAAAATTGCTCCCTGATACGCAAACATATACTTGGATACAAAATGCGTCCGCGCATTTCAGCGCTTATACTCGGTTGCTAGTATCAGCTACGTTAGCTGAAATTCAAGAGGAGAAATACGCCCCCAGCGAGCAATTTGTAACTCTTAACTTTTATCAAAGTCCCCTCTACTTACCACTCTACCTGCCCGTTAAAACTGAACTCTCTGGTGGTACATTCACCGAATTAGGCCGTTGGCAGGTTGAATCTAACTTCGCGCGTACCGAAGCTTGTATGGCTACCGTGTCGGGAATGTGGGCCAATATTCAACATTTCTGGCCTTACTTTGGGCAGATTGATATTGACTGGTCAGCAAGTCTTACACCGTTACTAACCGCTTGCAAAACTGAAGAGCCAGATCGAAGGCTGCAGCTAATTAAAACCGAGCTCACTAAATTGAATGACAACCACATTGTTGTTAAGACTCCGGATATGTTTACAGTTAGCTATGCGTACTATGGTACTTTTTTTTACGAGATTGTAGAGGGAAAAGCCATTGTAACGAGAGTTCAACAAGATGAGCAAACTGGTATCGAAATTGGGGATGAAGTACTTACTATTAATGGTGAAGATATAATAGAACATCTATCAAAGAAAGCGCTTTACTCGCTTAAAAATACGCTACATAGGTTGAGCCACACTGCAAGACAAGAAGTTTATTTTAAAGATAAGACCCCTGTTAACTTTACCATTAAAAAACCGGCGGGGGAGATTTTTCAGGTAAATATTACACCGCTAGAGCAGAGTGAAGTAAAACCTTTTATCGGATTACCTTACATCCCCCATTCAACATCAAAAATTGAAGATTTAGGCGACAATATATATAAAATCAATATTTATAACGTTATGCCAGATGACTTGAACGCGATAAAAGAAGCGTTAAAAAATGCTCATGGCGTTGTAATCGACTTTCGCCATTACCCACAAAGCTGGGACGGATGGCGAAACGTATTAAGTTGGTTTATCAAACAAGATGCGACCAATGATACTTGGGCTCTATTATGGCAAGGTGCACCAAATCAAACAGATAAAAAGCTCTACCCCGTTCAGCAAATAATTCATCGAGATGCCAACCCACTTTCAATTCCATCCATAGTACTTTCTTCTAGAGGAAGTATAAGTCAGAATGAACACGCTTTGGTGTTTGCACGTAGTGGCGGCCTAGCAATCTTAGGGGAGCACACATCAGGGATTAATGGTAACGTTTTTTGGGTTCCGTTTTTTGGCGGTTTAGAAGAGGGCAATCTAGGTGCTGAGTTCCAATACACAGGTATGCTCGCGAACCGACATAATGGTGACCCTTTAATCAACGCAGGTATTGCGCCAGATTATTTAGTGCCAAGAACCAGAGAAAGCATTATCAATGGTACTGATAATCAAGTAGAGCGTGCCATTGATATTCTAAAATCAGAGCTTTAG
- a CDS encoding winged helix-turn-helix domain-containing protein: MVEQYWVGNFFVDLSRNQISHQGECQTLAPKALAVLTCLAQNQGKVISLDTLLDTVWPDTVVSPNTLQRSIAQLRKALGDDGKVQGYIQTHAKKGYSLECEVRWEGQTSELTNTEPQLEVMPVPEPEIQQDNYLNQSQNKNKLSLYVFVLLAFTILLGAISYQYFSIKKPSPLFFDTLRSLTATDDKEFDASYSPDGQYIVFHRYLDKFCDNKIWAKKADTQQEILLTERFGAYGRHSFSKDGEQLLFLATDACSEPVTQKRCYDLVTLDFTKALKSPQQPKVILQCKNSVVDKPIWLNDGNVVLKQKQGERWKLINYSIDDDSSADLYTVEEGTLIDYAYSPQDDLIAVSSIHADGLHYIDMLKPDGELISSHQIQRPPEITKFHDIYPSFDPLNQQLIFSTGRQLFSLTYEGLVSKIQLPFSDRMRQPEFRPDGKSVLMIKGPYDSDIVKLPLAQLAQGAQTYTSFARTNLGEDYAVFQPDGDLVAFWSERSGTEQVWLSDGNNTRQLTNFPLDTFVRGIHWAEDGQSILVSASGVLTRIALDGSLTSYPHAYPVLRLYQWKSAKQRALTQIRVKGEMKLAAYDFAQQSFEILTQQPVLWALESEHGKVVYKDRLDQFWQIGAVEPQRISELNNQGGRGKSFVMRGNGIYGVNEDNQLWSYDLDKTSFTILGEVPTSVDYLTDINDNDVLLINRISAKKEVVELTVANQ; encoded by the coding sequence ATGGTAGAACAATATTGGGTTGGTAATTTTTTTGTAGATTTATCACGTAACCAGATTTCACACCAAGGTGAATGTCAAACACTTGCACCAAAGGCGCTGGCGGTACTCACTTGCTTGGCTCAGAATCAAGGCAAAGTGATAAGCCTTGATACCTTGCTCGATACAGTATGGCCAGATACGGTGGTCTCTCCTAATACTTTGCAGCGTAGTATTGCGCAATTGAGAAAGGCGCTTGGGGATGATGGTAAGGTGCAAGGTTATATCCAAACGCATGCTAAAAAAGGATATAGCTTAGAGTGTGAAGTACGTTGGGAAGGGCAAACGAGCGAGCTGACGAATACTGAGCCGCAACTTGAGGTGATGCCAGTCCCTGAACCTGAAATACAACAAGATAATTACCTCAATCAAAGCCAGAATAAAAACAAACTCAGTCTTTATGTGTTTGTCTTACTTGCCTTCACTATTTTGCTTGGGGCTATCAGTTATCAATATTTTTCCATCAAAAAACCTTCACCACTGTTCTTTGATACTTTGCGCTCATTGACCGCAACTGACGATAAAGAATTTGATGCAAGCTATTCCCCAGATGGTCAATACATCGTTTTTCACCGCTATTTAGATAAGTTTTGCGATAATAAGATATGGGCAAAAAAGGCGGATACCCAGCAAGAGATCCTGCTCACCGAGCGCTTTGGAGCATACGGCAGGCATAGTTTCTCAAAAGATGGTGAGCAGTTACTGTTTTTGGCCACCGACGCTTGTAGCGAGCCCGTTACACAAAAACGCTGCTACGACCTTGTAACACTCGATTTTACTAAAGCATTGAAAAGCCCTCAGCAGCCAAAAGTTATTCTCCAGTGTAAAAATTCGGTGGTTGATAAGCCTATCTGGCTGAACGATGGCAATGTGGTATTGAAGCAAAAACAAGGCGAGCGCTGGAAGCTGATCAATTATTCCATTGATGACGACAGCAGTGCCGATCTTTATACCGTAGAAGAGGGGACGTTGATTGATTACGCTTATTCCCCTCAAGATGATTTAATCGCGGTCAGTAGTATTCATGCCGATGGCTTACATTATATTGATATGTTAAAACCCGACGGTGAGTTGATCTCTAGCCATCAGATCCAGCGACCGCCGGAAATTACTAAATTTCACGATATCTACCCAAGTTTTGACCCACTCAACCAGCAATTGATTTTTAGTACCGGACGTCAGCTATTTAGCCTGACTTATGAAGGGCTTGTGAGTAAAATTCAATTGCCGTTTTCAGATCGAATGAGGCAGCCTGAATTTCGTCCTGATGGCAAAAGTGTACTGATGATCAAAGGGCCTTACGACAGCGATATCGTCAAATTACCGCTGGCACAGTTAGCACAAGGCGCTCAAACATACACCAGCTTTGCGCGAACCAACCTTGGTGAAGATTATGCTGTTTTTCAGCCAGATGGAGATTTAGTGGCATTTTGGTCAGAGCGCTCTGGTACTGAACAGGTGTGGTTAAGCGATGGCAATAACACGCGACAACTGACTAACTTCCCCTTAGATACTTTTGTTCGCGGGATCCACTGGGCTGAGGATGGCCAAAGCATATTAGTCAGTGCCAGTGGTGTACTGACGCGAATTGCTTTAGATGGCAGCTTGACATCTTACCCGCACGCCTACCCTGTTTTACGCTTATATCAATGGAAAAGTGCAAAACAACGTGCGCTAACACAGATTCGGGTAAAGGGAGAAATGAAGTTAGCTGCTTATGATTTTGCTCAACAATCGTTTGAAATACTGACGCAGCAACCTGTGCTGTGGGCACTTGAAAGTGAACACGGTAAAGTTGTGTATAAGGATAGACTTGATCAGTTTTGGCAAATCGGCGCTGTTGAACCTCAGCGGATCAGTGAACTAAACAATCAAGGCGGCAGAGGAAAATCTTTTGTAATGCGCGGCAATGGGATATATGGCGTCAATGAAGATAATCAACTTTGGTCCTATGATCTGGACAAAACGTCGTTTACTATACTCGGCGAAGTGCCTACCAGTGTTGACTATCTCACCGACATTAACGACAACGATGTACTGTTGATAAATCGAATATCGGCCAAGAAAGAAGTGGTAGAGCTTACGGTTGCTAATCAATAA
- a CDS encoding alpha/beta hydrolase encodes MKRLLFMLILLLFCSLLHASEVPQYAMPGTQVVPLKDITTGHQYELYIKLPEEYSKDKSYPVLYFTDSVWHIEALSSATFFLFDEVILVGISWRKNINTTQLQEEGPFVSRYADYSFTKSKNSEHQQKYQFGQANAHAAFIRNQVIKYVESNYSVKSNSRSYFGYSLGGLFGAYILLTQPNTFDNYMLGSPSVRQLDALKTLSSSKQPLKGKVFISVGTDEHKLAPQIDAFIDYLKSKQSDSLSLHKTMPDGTHQTAFPETVIRSINWLKSIYGSSQQ; translated from the coding sequence ATGAAACGTTTGCTGTTTATGCTGATATTACTCCTATTCTGTAGCTTGCTACATGCCAGTGAAGTACCGCAATATGCAATGCCCGGAACGCAAGTTGTGCCACTAAAAGATATCACTACCGGCCATCAATATGAGCTTTATATCAAGCTACCTGAGGAATACTCAAAAGATAAAAGCTACCCTGTGCTCTACTTTACCGATTCGGTATGGCATATCGAAGCATTGTCTTCGGCAACCTTCTTTTTGTTCGATGAAGTGATCCTCGTCGGTATCTCGTGGCGGAAAAATATCAACACCACACAGCTTCAAGAAGAAGGCCCTTTTGTTAGCCGTTACGCTGACTATTCTTTTACAAAGTCAAAAAACAGTGAACATCAGCAAAAGTACCAATTTGGCCAAGCCAATGCCCACGCGGCCTTTATTCGCAATCAAGTTATTAAGTATGTTGAAAGCAATTACTCGGTAAAGTCCAATAGTCGCAGTTATTTTGGCTATTCACTCGGTGGACTATTTGGCGCCTATATACTGCTCACCCAGCCAAATACCTTTGACAACTATATGTTAGGCAGTCCATCTGTTAGACAACTGGATGCGCTAAAAACACTCTCTAGCTCCAAACAACCACTCAAAGGGAAAGTGTTTATCTCTGTTGGTACAGACGAACATAAGTTAGCACCGCAAATCGACGCATTTATCGACTATCTAAAAAGCAAGCAAAGTGACAGCTTATCACTGCACAAGACAATGCCCGATGGCACACATCAAACCGCTTTCCCTGAAACCGTAATCCGTAGTATCAATTGGTTAAAGTCTATTTATGGGAGTAGTCAACAATGA
- a CDS encoding PD40 domain-containing protein: MKLAPMFLLLAIVASLGHRASAQDEFPILEGPLMGQKPPGLKAEPFAPGIISKSGWELEGVFAPNMKEFYFTLDRGVYTTENKTGFRPTVIGFRLINNKWVKYTEFPRTGEVSFSPDGKRMHMAKKYKDKAGDDWSELTSLGVMFDRPEWGIMRLSASATGTYVFDNFKQMNTVRISTVKDGMRQEPVLLSSEINSGKKSAHPFIAPDESYLIWDSEREGGFGDSDLYISFKQPDGIWGPAINMGENVNSDKWDAYATVTSDGKYLLFNRAIDKANNNVDIYWVDAKIIDEIRNKNQ, translated from the coding sequence ATGAAGTTAGCACCGATGTTTCTTTTACTAGCGATTGTTGCTTCTCTCGGTCATCGAGCTTCGGCACAAGACGAATTCCCTATACTGGAAGGTCCTTTAATGGGACAAAAACCTCCTGGATTAAAAGCAGAACCTTTCGCACCTGGAATTATCTCTAAGTCGGGATGGGAGCTAGAAGGCGTATTTGCTCCAAACATGAAAGAGTTCTATTTCACCTTAGATCGTGGTGTATACACCACTGAAAATAAAACTGGATTTCGTCCAACTGTCATTGGTTTTCGACTAATCAATAATAAATGGGTGAAATACACTGAGTTTCCTCGTACCGGAGAGGTAAGCTTTTCACCAGATGGTAAACGCATGCACATGGCAAAAAAATACAAAGACAAAGCAGGTGATGATTGGTCTGAACTTACCAGCTTGGGAGTCATGTTTGACCGCCCTGAATGGGGGATAATGCGATTGTCCGCTTCAGCAACTGGAACCTATGTATTTGATAATTTTAAGCAAATGAATACGGTTAGAATTTCAACAGTAAAAGATGGTATGCGCCAAGAACCAGTACTCTTAAGCAGTGAAATTAACTCAGGGAAAAAATCAGCACACCCTTTCATAGCGCCAGACGAAAGCTATTTAATTTGGGATAGTGAGCGTGAGGGTGGTTTTGGTGACTCCGATCTGTATATCAGCTTTAAGCAACCTGATGGAATATGGGGGCCTGCAATAAATATGGGGGAAAACGTTAATTCAGATAAGTGGGATGCTTATGCAACGGTCACCTCAGATGGCAAATACCTACTGTTCAACCGTGCTATTGATAAAGCAAATAACAACGTCGACATCTATTGGGTGGACGCTAAAATCATTGATGAAATTAGAAACAAAAATCAATAA
- a CDS encoding DUF3307 domain-containing protein, with protein sequence MNEWQVLLLWLVIGHTITDFYLQPMSWVHDRNTHHYKSIKLLWHSVAHGGAALAIILLWQSTLFWGAQWNALLFALAVGISHYCIDLAKSYSSKGVIPFVLDQCAHIAILVAVTWQIAEPEIALSAFAKPFANVQLLILVVGYLMVLHPASIFTSMLLERWQLNNSALDSLPQAGSLIGQLERVLLLSCVLLDSWAAIGFILAAKSVFRFGDLTQSQDRKLTEYVMLGTLVSVLLALVVGALIKPFMPIQL encoded by the coding sequence ATGAACGAATGGCAAGTATTGTTATTGTGGTTAGTAATAGGCCACACAATCACTGACTTTTACCTCCAACCTATGAGCTGGGTGCATGACAGAAATACCCATCACTATAAGTCCATCAAGTTGTTGTGGCATAGTGTCGCGCATGGCGGGGCTGCACTTGCAATCATCCTACTTTGGCAGTCGACTTTGTTTTGGGGAGCACAGTGGAATGCGTTGCTCTTTGCGCTAGCGGTAGGTATTAGCCACTATTGTATCGACTTAGCTAAATCCTATTCTAGCAAAGGCGTTATTCCTTTTGTGCTAGACCAATGTGCACATATCGCCATATTAGTGGCCGTCACTTGGCAAATTGCAGAGCCTGAGATTGCGCTCAGTGCCTTTGCAAAGCCTTTTGCCAATGTCCAGCTGCTGATATTGGTTGTGGGCTATTTAATGGTATTGCATCCCGCATCGATATTCACCAGCATGCTGCTTGAGCGTTGGCAACTCAATAATTCAGCTCTTGATAGCCTGCCGCAAGCAGGAAGTTTAATTGGTCAGCTTGAACGTGTATTACTACTGAGCTGCGTATTACTGGATAGTTGGGCTGCTATCGGCTTTATTCTCGCCGCTAAATCGGTATTTCGCTTTGGCGATCTAACCCAAAGCCAAGACAGAAAGCTCACCGAATACGTGATGTTGGGCACGCTTGTCAGTGTGTTGCTGGCCCTTGTGGTCGGCGCCTTAATCAAACCATTTATGCCCATTCAATTGTAA